Within Triticum dicoccoides isolate Atlit2015 ecotype Zavitan chromosome 1B, WEW_v2.0, whole genome shotgun sequence, the genomic segment ATGGCGCCACGGCTGTTTTGTTTGTGACTTTATTCCAAGCAGATATTGCAAGTGATTGCTTGCGGTCTGGTGATCTTCTTACTGAGAGGCATGTTATTTCACTTGACTTGTTTTTAGTGCGTTGCTTAACCCAATTTGTATGCACATTGCTGTAGGGTGAGCTGTGTTGTGTGATGTTCCTTTATGATGATAGACTCTGTATTTCCTGCATTCGGTTACATTTGTACCTGAGTCACCTGCTGATGTTGAGATTCATTTGCTAGTTTACTCACTTTCTAAGTTATTAGTTATTACTTGAGTTCTTATGTTATGTGCTGTGATTCGTGAATCATGCCAATATTGGATGGATCAGCAGGGGAGCAGATATTGCAACTGATTGCTTAGTGCTATGGTGATTTATTTACCGTGTGACATGCAATTTTACTTGACTTTTTCTTATTGCGTTGCTTAGCCCAATTTGTGTGCACATTGCTGTAAGATGAGCTGTGCTGTATGATGTTCCCTTACGATGACAGGTTCTGTCTGCCTTGCATTCGGATGCATTTGTATTTCAATCTTCTGCTGATGTTGAGAATCATTTGCTAGTTTACTTGCTTTCTAAGTTACTGGTATGATTCATCAATGCTTGCTAAGGGTGCCACCTACTGTATTGTTTGTTAGGTATTCTGAGCAAAAAATCATTCTGATTTTGTTAGTTTCTGAGCAAAATTGGTTGCTGAACCCATTATATATCTGTCAACCTTGGCTGAGTGTTAAGTACTGGGTGTTTTCTAGGATACGGATGCTTTCACAAAGTTAATTAGCTCCGATTCTCCAGGCAAGCATTCATCTTCTTTTGATTGACATTTGTCTTGCATTGCGTCGAATGCAGCATACAACCTACGGTGTAAAATGCTGGCCTATTTCATACGCCAACCGTGTAGGTGGATGCATGTATTTTCTGCCTAGACAAGATTGCGCGCGTGTGTTCTCCCGAATTAGCTCTAGTTCATTGTTGAGTATGGTCTGTAAATTCTATGGGCATGGTGCATTTGGATGCATAATTAATGAACTATTacattttattaaaaaaaattggTTCCTGCTCTAAACCATATGTATTTATTGCATCTGCTGATGTTGAGATCCATCTGctataatatatagtttacttgcgTTCTTAGTTATTTGTGTAACTCATGAATGATTGTTAATGGTGCGACCAACTCTTTTGTTTGTTACCATATTCTCAGCAAAAAATCGTACCAACTGTTTTGTTTGTTAGCGCATTCTCAGAAAAAGAATCCCTCTGATTTAGTTTCTGAGCAAAATTGGTTGCTGAGCCCTTTATATTTATCTCTGCCCTTGCTGAGTGTCAATATTCAGTTGATTCCACAAAATTAATTAGTCAAGTACTAGTTGGTTCATCTGctataatatatagtttacttcagTTCTTAGTTGCTGGGGTGGTTCGTGAGTGCTTGCTAATGGTGCGACGACTGTTTTGTCCGTTACTGTATTCTGAGCAGATATGGCAGCAGATTGTTTGAGCTCTCGTGATCTTCTTACTGAGTGGCATGCAATTTCAGCTGACGTGTTTTCAGTGCGTTGCCTAGCCCAACCTGTATGCAGACTGCTGTAAGATGGGCTGTGCTGTGGGATGTTCTGTTGGAATTAACTTACTGCATGGAGTATACTAGTACTTCCTATTTTGTTTGTTCCCAAGAAAGATTCTTGATGTGCTTTCGATGCTTTGCTGCTTTGTGATGATGAAAGCTGAACCTGAATGTCGATGGTATGTGTCGTCCAGAATTAGTTCTAGTGAATTGTTTGAGTTAGTTGTTCTTCTTTGCAATAATGAATTGTTGACAAGTTGGTGCCTCCTTCACAAATTGTGTAGCTGAACAGAAacagttctttttcttcacttttGATTTGTACTAGTTTTGTTttacgggcaaaaaaaaaaaaaaactagagcTGATCGAATGACTGAATCGATTTATCTCCCAATCAAGTACCATCTGTTCGATACTACATACTTACAAAATTATGCATCGCGTTGCAGAGATACCTCGTCATTGGTGTCCACAATGTCGCAGACAACTTGCAACTGCCCCAACAAGTGTTTCCAAGGGTATGTGTACAAGCGCACACATTTAGAATGACCTGAACCTGATCTATCCAGTCAGCTGGTTAAGGCTAATTGCTTTGTTATGTGCAGCACTTGTGACTGTTTAATAAGGAATGCGTTATGCTGTTCGGGATGCAACTGCGGTGGTGACTGCCAGAAAGACTTGTCTCTTGGAACAATCAACCCGGCTGCTGCCCAAGGTACCACCCCAACGCTTGCCTCTGGCTCTTCTGCTGCCCAAGATACTGCTCAAACAGAACCGCTTGCCCCGAGCTCTTCTACTGCCCAAGGTATCACTCAACCACAACCACTTGCCCCGAGCTCTTCTACTGCGGCGGTGCCAAAGCCAGAGGCAGTGGTGAAGTGCAACTGCAGCTTTACCAAATGCCTAAACTGGTATGTTCAAACACAGTGGCTGAATTATCTGAACCAGATGTATCcagtcaactactccctccgtccggaaatactcatCGGAaagatggatgtatctagacgtattttagttctacatacatccatttttattaatttctccgacaagtatttccggacggagggagtagtagttaagTGGTATATTAGTTGTCCAAAGCTGCCATCTAACTGTTGCTTGATATATTGCGTGCAGCCAATGCACATGTTTCAGGGAGGGTTTGAGTTGCATTATGGGACGCTGCAAGTGCTATGACTGCGAGAACAACGATGATTGGCTGGTAAGATATTCGTTAGAGGGCACTGCATTCATGAACACCGTGCTGCTCTGGTGTTTGCCAAGAACCTGAAACAAATATGTTGCACTTATTCCAGGCCGACGAGGATTACGTGGAGTGCGCGTGCAAAACCAAAAACTGCAAAACCGGAGCCTGCGGTTGCAACAAGGTGCACGGTCCTTCCTTCTTGTGTATTCGTGTCAGCATTATCTCCTTTGCAAAAGACTAGACATGCTTATTCTTTCTCTGATCCTGACTGAGGCTAGTTGGTTCTTGTTTTGAAGAAACTGAAAGGGTGTAACCCAAATTGCACGTGCATCGGGTGTGATAATGGCTACGGGATGAAAGAGGGTGTGTGCATGACACTTTCTTCTTTTATGTGTGTTGTTTCATTCGTAGCTTGGATAATCATGCTAGTGTATATCTCTGTTGCTCTGCATGTACAAAGCAGCTGATAAGTCCAATGCTGGACCGGGAGGTACGGGTGGCACAAGTGACGCCGGAGGCTCAGGTTCCAACAAGCAAATAAGAATCGGGGTAAGTTTGTGCTTCCACTTGCGTAGTTTGTTGAGAGAAATCATAGGTTAATTATGTGTGTGTCTGCCCCAATCTGTTGAGGGATAAGCAACTAATCCAGGTGATGTGCTCCTTTTGTGCAGTGATGACAGTAGGCTTGAGACATACCAGAGCATGATGCAAGTCACCTTACTTTCTTACCATCCTCAAGTCACCTCCTGTTGAGATATCTCCCACTGTAAAGCACAGCCAGGTTCCTGTAGATTCCTTGTAATGGATGGTTACTCGAAGCAAGCACGGCGAAAACTCCATGTTCCTCAGCCCTCAGGGGGCTCCAGTGGACCTAGATTGATCAGGCTGATACACTTTAGAACATATATATACTTCTGAGTCGCATAAGAATAGTTGCCGTCATCGGTTATGCTGCCCGGAAATGGGTGCTTCAGTTCGTTCTTATACATGCACAGTCTTGCAAAGGATTTCTCTTATACTTGAAGAGGATTCTGGTAGTATGAATATGGTTTGCAACTTTGCATATTCTGGTAGTATGAAGTGATATGGTTATTCTTTGTATAGACCAGTTACACAAGCAGCACTCTGGTTGCTTGCTTGGAACAAGAATGACATCTTAGAATGAGCGAAAGTATCAGGCGCACCCAATGTGGTGCTACCGCTCCAACAGGTTTAAAATGAGCATTGTTTACATATTCATTtttggcccgtggcaacgcacgggcagtctACTAGTTTTATTAAAAAAAGTCTATTTGCGAATTGTGAATGTTCTAGAAAACCCCCAAAAAAAGTTAAGTTGTGGTAATTTGATAAGGCAATGGGTTGAGGCATAGCCTAGCAACCCGATGTATTTGTACAAAGGATCGATGAAATGACTTTCCGATGTATTTGTACAAAGGATCGATGAAATGACTTTGAATATTTATAGTCATGTATGTGCTCGATTGCAACAGAGTTGTCTCTTGCCTCTTTATCGTTCTAAGGCCACTCTCTTGCCTCTTTATCGTTCTAAGGCCCCGCGGGTACCCAGAATCCCGGAGATCGATCAAGAAGAAGGTAAGGAGCGAATGCTATTATGAACACAAGTGACCGAAAGATTTAGTATGGTTGCGGAAAGCCAATCCTTGAGGATCGATGTAGTCATTAAACACCCAACGTTTTTGCCCGAATATTTATTCTTATTAACCAAGATAATAAGGGACGGTTTGCCCGAATATATTTATTCTTATTAACTGAGATAATAAGGGACGGTTGGACAAATGAATTTGTTAACAAAGACTTGTTAGAGTCTTTATCGTAGTGCACATCCTCTCGCGGATTCGATAACTCAGGGTCACACCTTTGGGAAAAGGCCAGATGATACCTTACAATCTGAGTCTCCACAACACAAAGTACCGTCAATGCACAATCTCATGCAAGGTCGCGCAACTCATGTACCCCGCGGGATCTCCCAATCCGCGACAGTTCCAACATAGGGTATTCATTGCTCGTTCCTCCTCAACGGAGGCCACCGGCCAATTCAACTTCTGATGTAACTGACTTGCTCGGGAATCCCTTTCTTTGCTCTCTTACGTTCCTTCGGTGACACATACACTCGCGGGGGCGAGTGGAATAGCATTCCCTCCCCATAGTGGCAATGAACTGGCAACCATGCTCTTTGATGCATTTGGTTCCGTCACCCCCCACTAAAATACCCAATAGGGCTATGCGTAACAGATAGGGTTTTCAATGAAACATATTCATTGAACTAAACATGCCCTCAATTTCCTTTAATGAGTTGATATTATATTAATTGAATCCCCTCAACCCTATCCCCCCACCCCTGCACGCGCGAAGTAGTAGCATTCTTTCCTTTCAAAATGCACATCAGAGAGGTCTAACTTCTTCCTTGCTGCGGTCCCACCACCCACCATTGTTCCTGTCCTCCTCTCCTTTTGCTAGTGGCTTCAAGGGCCTCGCAGCCGAGAGTCATCAAgatcctcatcctcatcttcgaGACCCGCACCACCCGACAAGTGCTTCCTAGGGACATATGTGTTCCAACCTCGACCTGCACCATGATACATCTgaaatgtatttataatttttgattgtttcatgttatTATAATACCACTTTCGGATACTTTTTATAGCAATTTTATCATTTTTTTGGGCTAACCTGTTAATTCGGTGTCCAGAGCTAGTTGCCTTTTTCTGCTTGCTTTTGACTTTCCAGAAAAATCCATATCTACGGACCTCCAAAAACACCAGGGATTTTTTTCAAGTCCAGAGGATACCAAGAGTTGTCGGGATGGGCCGGGGGGACCCTGGCCTTCACGCGGCCTAGCGGAGCGACCAGGGGACCACCCGTGTGGCTTTGCCGTGTGGGCCCCTGTGCACCGCCTTACATCATTTCTTCCGCATATAAATCCCATAATTCGAGAAACCATCAGTACCATCTTCTCATGATTTTTCCCGCCACCGCAAGTTCATGTTCCAGGGAGATTCAATCTGGAGGCATGTTCTGGTATCCCGCCGAACAGTGAATCCATCACTAGAGCCATCTTCATCGACCTTGCTGCCACCATGACCATGCTTGAGTAGTTTCCTTAGGAGCTTAgggtccatagcagtagctagatggcatccTCTCTCCCTTCTGATTCAATTAGCTGCCTCACATGATCGGGATCAATATGATCTAATCGGTGGTTGTGTTTGTTGAGATATGATGAATTTTCACTTTATGATCAGTTTGGTCATTGAATTATATTGAATCTTATGAAGTTTCTTTGTTGTATAATTAAGTAGCCACCTATGCTTTCAGATTTATTTGTCATCTATGGCAACAATTGATAGGTAGTTCTTCAGAGAGAGTTGTGCATGATAGTGAgtttaatcttgcggtgatctACCCCAATGActatacgtattgtattgttgctattaatgaTAAAAAGATGGTTTGTTTATCACTCTTAGATGGTGGTTTTACTGTttacattatgtcatcatgcttaTTACAATGCTTTGTTTGACATGAAtttaatactttgagatgcatgatggatatCTGTCTTGGGTGGAGCATtagttgtgttggggaacgtagtaatttcaaaaaaaatcctacgcacacgcaagatcatggtgatgcagagcaacgagaggggagagtgtgtccacgtaccctcgtagactgaaagcggaagcgttagcacaacgcggttgatgtagtcgtacgtcttcacggcccgaccgatcaagcaccgaaactacggcacctccgagttctaacacacgttcagctcgatgacgtccctcgactccgatctagccgagtgtcgagggagagtttcgtcagcatgacggcgtggtgacgatcttgatgttctaccgtcgcagggcttcgcctaagcaccgctacaatattatcgaggaggactatggtggaggggggcaccgcacacggctaagagatcaagagatcaattgttgtgtctagaggtgccccccgtatataaaggagcaagggaggagggggcggccggcctaggaggggggggccatggggagtcctactcccaccgggagtaggactccttccttccttgttggactaggagagggggaaggaaagggagatgaggagaaggaaagaggggggccgacccccttgccCCAAACCAACTcagtttgggcttgggggggcgccccccacactccccttgctgccctctatttccactaaggcccatgtaggcccattaagctcccggggggttccggtaacctcctggtactctggcaaaatcccgatttcacccggaacacttccgatatccaaatataggcttccaatatatcaatcttcatgtctcgaccatttcgagactcctcatcatgtccgtaatcacatccggggctccgaacaacctttggtacatcaaaactcataaactcataatataacttgaaggaaatatgccctagaggcaataataaagttattatttatttccttatttcatgataaatgtttattattcatgctagaattgtattaaccggaaacatgatacatgtgtgaatacatagacatacatagtgtcactagtatgcctctacttgactagctcgtttatcaaagatggttatgtttcctaaccatggacaaaagagttgtcatttgattaacgggatcacatcattaggagaatgatgtgattgacttgacccattccgttagccttagcacttgatcgtttagtatgttgctactcctttcttcatgacttatacatgttcctgtaactatgagattatgcaactcccgtttactggaggaacactttgggtgctaccaaacgtcacaacgtaactgggtgattataaaggagtactacaggtgtcttcaaaggtacatgttgggttggcgtatttcgagattaggttttgtcactccgattatcggagaggtatctctgggccctctcggtaatgcacatcactataagccttgcaagcaatgtgaccaatgagttggttacgggatgatgcattacgtaacgagtaaagagacttgccggtaacgagattgaactaggtattggataccgacgatcaaatctcgggcaagtaacataccgatgacaaagggaacaacgtatgtcgttatgcggtttgaccgataaagatcttcgtagaatatgtaggaaccaatatgagcatccaggttccgctattggttattgaccgagaatagttctaggtcatgtctacatagttctcgaacccgtagggtccgcacgcttaacgttacgatgacagttttattatgagtttataagtattgatgtatcgaagtttgttcagagtcccggatgtgatcacggacataacgaggagtctcgaaatggttgagacataaagattgatatattagaagcctatatttggacatcggaatcgttccgggtgaaatcggcattttaccggagcaccgggaggttaccggaaccccccggggggttattgggcctacatgggcctcgagggagaagagggaaggaggcaggagggggccgcgcgcccctccccttcctagtccgaataggacaagggaaggggggcgccgccccccctttccttcccctcttcctcctcttccccccttctcctattccaactaggaaagaagggagtcctactcccggtgggagtaggactccccccttggcgcgccctccttggccggccgcctcctccccctggctcctttatNNNNNNNNNNNNNNNNNNNNNNNNNNNNNNNNNNNNNNNNNNNNNNNNNNNNNNNNNNNNNNNNNNNNNNNNNNNNNNNNNNNNNNNNNNNNNNNNNNNNNNNNNNNNNNNNNNNNNNNNNNNNNNNNNNNNNNNNNNNNNNNNNNNNNNNNNNNNNNNNNNNNNNNNNNNNNNNNNNNNNNNNNNNNNNNNNNNNNNNNNNNNNNNNNNNNNNNNNNNNNNNNNNNNNNNNNNNNNNNNNNNNNNNNNNNNNNNNNNNNNNNNNNNNNNNNNNNNNNNNccccatagacacacaagttgatctacgaatcgttccttagccgtgtgcggtgcccccctccaccatattccacctcggacatatcgtcgcgaagcttaggcgaagccctgcgccggtataacatcatcatcgtcaccacgccgtcgtgctgacggaactcatccccgaagctttgctggatcggagcccggggatcgtcatcgagctgaacgtgtgctgaactcggaggtgtcgtacgttcggtgcttggatcggtcggatcgtgaagacgtacgactacatcaaccgcgttgtgctaacgcttccgcttacagtctacgagggtacgtggacaacactctcccctctcgttgctatgccatcaccatgatcttgcgtgtgcgtaggaatttttttgaaattactatgttccccaacagtggcatccgagcctaggttttatgcgtagatgttatatgcacgagtagaacacaagtgagttgtgggcgatataagtcatactgcttaccagcatgtcatactttggttcggcggtattgttggatgaagcggcccggaccgacattacgcgtacgcttacgcgagactggttctaccgacgtgctttgcacacaggtggctggcgggtgtcagtttctccaactttagttgaatcgagtgtggctacgcccggtccttgcgaaggataaaacagcaccaacttgacaaactatcgttgtggttttgatgcgtaggtaagaacggttcttgctcagcccgtagcagccacgtaaaatttgcaacaacaaagtagaggacgtctaacttgtttttgcagggcatgttgtgatgtgatatggtcaagacgtgatgagatataagttgttgtatgagatgatcatgttttgttgaagttatcggcaactggcagaagccctatggttgtctctttgttgcataagatgcaagtgccaaataattgctttactttatcgctatgcgatagcaatagttggcgagacgaccatgtgacgacacattgatatagatcaagatgatgaagatcatggtgtcgtgccggtaacgatagagatcatgacagtactttggagatggagatcaaaggcgcaagatgatcatggccatatcatgtcacatattttgattgcatatgatgtttatctattatacatcttattctgttttgtttgacggtagcattttaagatgatatctcactaattatcaagaagtgttctccctgagtatgcaccgttgcgaaagttcttcgtgctgagacaccacgtgatgatcgggtgtgataggctctacgttcaaatacaacgggtgcaaaacagttgcacacgcggaatactcgggttaaacttgacgagcctagcatatacagatatggcctcggaacacggagaccgaaaggtcgagcatgaatcatatagtagatatgatcaacatagtgatgttcaccattgaaaactactccatctcacgtgatgatcggacatggtttagttgatttggatcacgtgatcacttagatgactagagagatgtctgtctaagtgggagtttataagtaatatgattaattgaaatttaatttatcatgaacttagtcctggtagtattttgcaaattatgttgtagatcaatagcttgcgttgttgctttcatatgtttattttgatatgttcctggagaaaattgtgttgaaagatgttagtagcaatgatgcggattggatccgtgatctgaggtttatcctcattgctgcacagaagaattatgtccttaatgtaccgctaggtgacagacctattgcaggagcagatgcagacgttatgaacgtttggctagctcaatatgatgactacttgatagttttgtgcaccatgcttaacggcttagaatcgggacttcaaagacgttttgaacgtcatggaccatatgagatgttccaggagttgaagttaatatttcaagaaaatacccgagttgagagatatgaagtctccaacaaattctatggctaaaagatggaggagaatcgctcaactagtgagcatgtgctcagattgtctgggtactacaatcgcttgaatcaagtgggagttaatcctccagataagatagtgattgacagaattctctagtcaccatcaccaagttagtagaactttgtgatgaactatattatgcaagggatgacgaaaacgattcccgagctcttcgtgatgttgaaattgacgaaggtagaaatcaagaaagagcatcaagtgttgatgattgacaagaccactagtttcaagaaaagggcaaagggaaagaaagggaacttcaagcagaatggcaagcaagttgtcactcccgtgaagaagaccaaagctggacaaaagcctgaaactgagtgcttacactgcaaaggaaatggtcactggaagcggaaatgccctaaatatttggtggataagaaggatggcaaagtgaacaaaggtatatttgatatacatgtgtttgatgtgtgccttactagtgtttatagtagcccctgagtattttgatacttgttcg encodes:
- the LOC119313134 gene encoding protein tesmin/TSO1-like CXC 3: MSQTTCNCPNKCFQGTCDCLIRNALCCSGCNCGGDCQKDLSLGTINPAAAQGTTPTLASGSSAAQDTAQTEPLAPSSSTAQGITQPQPLAPSSSTAAVPKPEAVVKCNCSFTKCLNCQCTCFREGLSCIMGRCKCYDCENNDDWLADEDYVECACKTKNCKTGACGCNKKLKGCNPNCTCIGCDNGYGMKEADKSNAGPGGTGGTSDAGGSGSNKQIRIG